Part of the Salvelinus namaycush isolate Seneca chromosome 25, SaNama_1.0, whole genome shotgun sequence genome is shown below.
GCTATAGCTATGTTCAACAAGTATATATTATTCTGTCTTTATCTAGCTTTATTTGTGAGAGCTAGATAACCTTTCATTACGTGGCCAGGAAGTTATGATCTCACCGTTTTCACCTTCAGCATCGGGGGCATTTGTAAGAACTTCTCTCTCAGAGGACAGATCGACTACAGTAGCCAAGAAAAGAAAACATTTTATGCCATTATTCTTTTTCGGATACCCACAtctaataaaaaatgaaaatagtCAGGGGAATACACACATCTATTTAATTTTCACCACTTGTTAAGAGTTGTTTATCATTTTCTAATTGACCTCATGTAATAATACTGCGCATGAATTGAATACTTACCAGAAGTGGTTTCACCTCCTTGATCTAAAATAATCAATACACAAAGACATTAAAACACAATGAAAAGAGGTCCTGGAAACGAGACACCTATCCCAAGAATGAAACTCACCAATCAAACTCCCTCCATCTTGAGATCCCAGGGCAGCATTCTCTTCAGGATTAGCTGGGAAAAATCATTTCCCATTAGTCTAGAACCTAAGTTCTATGTACAGTATCATACAATGTTTGGTTCCACATGGAGAAGAGTCTGTATGGCTCTGATCAAGCCAGTGTTTTAACACTTCTAACAAAACATGAGTCTAACTAAAGAGAATAAGtaattaaccagcatggttagTACCTTGGTTAATATAATGCACTGTATTCATCGGTTGAGCACCCTTGTCTCTGTTTCTGTTAGGCTGACATTCATTTGGTTTAATAGACTATACTCACCAGCCAAATGTCCATTACGCGCAGATCTCAGTCTGTTTTTGAAAAaccatacaacaacaacaaaaacaaaaacagccaGTAGGCAAACAAATAGTCCAATATAAGCTGGATGTGATCCCTCCACTTGACTCTTCACTTCTGAATGTTTTTTCACCTCTGTAAGCACACAAGAACACACAGTAGTCATTCCATTGGTTTCTGCATAGTTGTTATACAAGTGTACAAAATCCAACGATTATCTTTGAATGGTGTCCACTAAAATTATCCAACATTTACTAATTCTGACCTTAGAGACCATTTGAATTGCTCATAAACATCACAGTGTCCATGCTTTGAAGTAATTTCAAGACATTGAATTGAAAACAACATTTTACCCCAAGTGTTTTTCCGTGTTCCGGGGAAGCTTTTATGATTGACCACACATTGATACACTTCAGACTCGGAGGCGTTAATCATCACTGTCTTTCTCAGCTGGTAGGTATTGTCTTCGTTAGGTCTGACCCCTGATGAACGGACACCCTCCATCTCTGTTAAGTTTACATTGTTCCTAAACAGATTCATTTCGATGGGTGAGGAGCTGGGATAGGTTCCGGTTACTAGACACGTCAGGTTGTTGTGCCCAGGTTTTAGAGAGCCACGAGGGACAGTGTAGATAAGTGGATCAGCTACAACATTGCAGAGACATAAGAATACATGGTTAATTACAGAACATAAATATGAGACCTGGAAAAAAAGGTTATAAATACAGATATGATTGACAGTGGGATAGGTGATAAGAATGTGATTCATACAGTTGGTGATTACATGACTTGATATACagtagttgaatgcactgactaagTGGCTTTGGATAAGAGTATCTTCTAAATGACAAAATGTAAATGAAAATGTTCTGAAAGAACGAACATACATCTGGAACAGCTTATGAAATTATAAATATGCAAAACCAATGACAAACCAACAGTTACACTCACATGAGTTATTGTACCGAGTTGCATTGAGTTCAAATTTCAGAAAATTATCGAGTGCCGAATAACATTCCACATTCAGAAAGTTGGATATTTTATATTTGATGCTCTCTTTTCTGTTCC
Proteins encoded:
- the LOC120020460 gene encoding zinc-alpha-2-glycoprotein-like isoform X2; this encodes MQRIFKPRGWFDRKNLTLPSLAHKMMFRYLCIFMLFSLISQTDVKSGSEEEHILEYMYTFFNSSHYEVVGLLDGEPMDFYSSVLKSPVPKKIWNEKEKSFGNQYWQDSITSRQKIDKWFLSRAEELKMHMTKNQSGAIVQMRFGCKNIPERNPVHDEETLFAEFAYDGETTVNFIHNTNKWSPADYAAQLIIDNWNRKESIKYKISNFLNVECYSALDNFLKFELNATRYNNSSDPLIYTVPRGSLKPGHNNLTCLVTGTYPSSSPIEMNLFRNNVNLTEMEGVRSSGVRPNEDNTYQLRKTVMINASESEVYQCVVNHKSFPGTRKNTWEVKKHSEVKSQVEGSHPAYIGLFVCLLAVFVFVVVVWFFKNRLRSARNGHLAANPEENAALGSQDGGSLIDQGGETTSDEAYGSRGSSDSDLSQIQRT
- the LOC120020460 gene encoding zinc-alpha-2-glycoprotein-like isoform X1; amino-acid sequence: MQRIFKPRGWFDRKNLTLPSLAHKMMFRYLCIFMLFSLISQTDVKSGSEEEHILEYMYTFFNSSHYEVVGLLDGEPMDFYSSVLKSPVPKKIWNEKEKSFGNQYWQDSITSRQKIDKWFLSRAEELKMHMTKNQSGAIVQMRFGCKNIPERNPVHDEETLFAEFAYDGETTVNFIHNTNKWSPADYAAQLIIDNWNRKESIKYKISNFLNVECYSALDNFLKFELNATRYNNSSDPLIYTVPRGSLKPGHNNLTCLVTGTYPSSSPIEMNLFRNNVNLTEMEGVRSSGVRPNEDNTYQLRKTVMINASESEVYQCVVNHKSFPGTRKNTWEVKKHSEVKSQVEGSHPAYIGLFVCLLAVFVFVVVVWFFKNRLRSARNGHLAANPEENAALGSQDGGSLIDQGGETTSVDLSSEREVLTNAPDAEGENDEAYGSRGSSDSDLSQIQRT
- the LOC120020460 gene encoding class I histocompatibility antigen, F10 alpha chain-like isoform X3 produces the protein MQRIFKPRGWFDRKNLTLPSLAHKMMFRYLCIFMLFSLISQTDVKSGSEEEHILEYMYTFFNSSHYEVVGLLDGEPMDFYSSVLKSPVPKKIWNEKEKSFGNQYWQDSITSRQKIDKWFLSRAEELKMHMTKNQTDPLIYTVPRGSLKPGHNNLTCLVTGTYPSSSPIEMNLFRNNVNLTEMEGVRSSGVRPNEDNTYQLRKTVMINASESEVYQCVVNHKSFPGTRKNTWEVKKHSEVKSQVEGSHPAYIGLFVCLLAVFVFVVVVWFFKNRLRSARNGHLAANPEENAALGSQDGGSLIDQGGETTSVDLSSEREVLTNAPDAEGENDEAYGSRGSSDSDLSQIQRT